One segment of Fusobacteria bacterium ZRK30 DNA contains the following:
- a CDS encoding sodium:alanine symporter family protein, whose translation MDNFLAVIGSISGWIWGLPMLILLSFGGIYLSIRLGFFQIRYAPYIIKQTFGKMLSKPEGGEGTVSPFQAVTAALASTVGASNIIGVPAAICFGGPGAIFWMWVMAVLGMAAKFAEVVLGYKYREKNSEGEYVGGPMYYMTKGLNMKWLGTLFSFFLMLEIIPSVMIQSNSITASAKESFNISPTITGAALFILVAVVVIGGIKRIGKVTEKLVPLMAGVYILASVIILLMNIDKIPGVLSIIFTYAFTPMAAIGGFAGSAIAATVRWGVARGVYSNEAGMGTAPIAHAAAVNDHPVRQGLWTIFEIIIDTLVICSATAFVILSSGLWNAPGALDNPSGLPAAAFTHYFGAAGGYMVTISLLFFVLSTIIVIIFYGEKQAEFLFGLKFSKVMRYVYLGSIIVGAIGGARLLWQFLDLLLAMIIIPNMYTITRLSGEVVALTKEFFTTPGKYYLKDINKKQPSKKEV comes from the coding sequence ATGGATAATTTTTTAGCGGTTATAGGTAGTATATCAGGTTGGATTTGGGGACTTCCCATGTTAATATTGTTGAGTTTTGGAGGTATATATCTGTCGATTCGACTGGGATTCTTTCAAATCAGGTATGCACCATATATTATAAAGCAGACATTTGGAAAAATGCTAAGTAAGCCAGAAGGCGGAGAGGGGACGGTATCTCCCTTCCAGGCAGTTACAGCAGCTCTAGCATCTACGGTTGGAGCTTCAAATATTATAGGTGTTCCTGCAGCAATTTGCTTTGGAGGACCTGGTGCTATATTCTGGATGTGGGTTATGGCAGTCCTTGGAATGGCTGCAAAGTTTGCTGAAGTAGTTTTGGGATACAAATACAGAGAGAAAAATTCTGAGGGGGAGTATGTAGGGGGACCTATGTACTATATGACAAAAGGTCTGAATATGAAGTGGCTGGGAACTTTATTCTCATTCTTCCTTATGCTTGAAATTATACCAAGTGTAATGATACAGTCTAACTCTATCACAGCTTCAGCCAAAGAATCTTTCAACATTTCACCTACAATAACAGGAGCAGCACTCTTTATCCTCGTTGCCGTTGTTGTTATTGGAGGAATTAAGAGAATAGGAAAAGTAACAGAAAAGCTGGTACCTCTTATGGCAGGTGTCTACATACTGGCATCTGTAATTATTCTATTAATGAATATAGATAAGATCCCTGGAGTATTATCTATAATATTTACCTATGCATTTACACCTATGGCAGCAATTGGTGGATTTGCCGGTTCAGCTATAGCCGCTACAGTACGTTGGGGAGTAGCTAGAGGAGTGTATTCTAATGAAGCTGGTATGGGTACAGCACCAATAGCCCATGCAGCAGCAGTAAACGATCATCCTGTAAGACAGGGACTATGGACAATATTTGAAATAATTATCGATACTCTGGTAATCTGTAGTGCTACCGCTTTCGTAATTCTTTCATCTGGTCTATGGAATGCTCCTGGTGCCCTCGACAATCCGTCGGGACTTCCAGCTGCAGCTTTTACCCATTACTTTGGAGCTGCTGGAGGATACATGGTTACAATATCACTGTTGTTCTTTGTACTTTCGACAATAATAGTTATTATATTCTACGGAGAGAAGCAGGCAGAATTTCTTTTTGGTCTTAAATTCTCAAAAGTTATGAGATATGTATACCTTGGGTCTATCATTGTAGGAGCTATAGGGGGAGCAAGGTTACTCTGGCAGTTCTTAGATCTTCTGTTGGCGATGATCATCATACCTAATATGTATACGATAACTCGTCTTAGTGGTGAAGTTGTGGCTCTTACCAAGGAATTCTTTACAACACCTGGTAAGTACTACCTAAAGGATATAAACAAGAAGCAGCCGTCTAAAAAAGAAGTTTAA